The stretch of DNA GGTAGGATTCTTTTCGCGAGTTGTGTAATCGTATGGTTAAAAATGGACAGACTTCTCCCGTCTTGCTTATAACCATGAACGATGCCAGCCATCGCGATGGGCAGCCGGCTTACTTGATTATTTACACACTCCCAATTCATCCTACCTTCACCTCCCTTTACCTAATTAATTCCAACTATACTACAACCAAACACGTCTCGGCAACGTTTGCCCGAACATAATTTTTGACACATGTCCAAACGCTGCAAGGAAATACACAAGAAACTTGCTGTTATTTGTGATACGGTTCACCGTACCGCCAAATAGAACGAAATCTTCCTAGGCCTTTAAGGTTGCTCTTTATAATTTATATCGTCTGCATGGAATGTCATTACGATTAACAAAAGATAAGCCAGTTATTGAGTTATATTTGAAACTCAAATTCGATAATTTTGACTGCGCTTATCCTTTCCCTCAGCTAGAACTTAATGAATTCCGCCCGGTGTTGCATCATTTTACTGCGCTGGGCGAAACGGCTTCAGGAGTCGAATCCCTTCCTCAATGGATCCCTCCATCAATTCTAAGAGCTGAGGTACCAGTTCCTGCATCCGGGGAGCGTTCAGGTGCCGGTCGAGAGCATCCTGGTTTTCCCAGCGTTCGTAGATGATGAATGTCCCAGGCTGGCCTTCTACCTCGTGAGCCTCGTAGTCAATGTTGCCCAGGTCGTTGCGCGACGGGGTGACAGCAGCCGTCATGAATG from Paenibacillus sp. CAA11 encodes:
- a CDS encoding putative quinol monooxygenase; translated protein: MNDTKNRYVTVLWEARAKAGREAEMKAFMTAAVTPSRNDLGNIDYEAHEVEGQPGTFIIYERWENQDALDRHLNAPRMQELVPQLLELMEGSIEEGIRLLKPFRPAQ